In Nocardioides luti, the DNA window AAGATTGCCGACCGAGGCGCGGTCCGCCGTTCATCCGGACAAACGCGCGCAACCCGTGCGGGATGAGGGACGCCACTCGCTCCCACCGACGCAATGGGTGAGGGGACTAAAAGCTGATGCGTCCAGGCGCGGGCCCTGCCTTTCCCACCAGGTCGCTGCCCACTTCCGCGACGCCGCACCCCCTTCCGTCGGGCGGTCGGCTTCTCGGCGAGCCGCTGGCCGAACCTCTCCCTCTAAGGTGGGGCGTGGCCGTCCACACTCCTGGTTACCCAGCACAGTTCGGACGGAGGCAGGCACATCCAGAGAGCCGTTGGCGCTGAGACCTTCACACGGGGCCAGCCGACTATGAACGCCAGATTGCTCGACCAATCGAACCAGGGCGGTCGCGCCGTTCTTGTTGACCCCCGTGGAGGGTAGTGACCAACTAGTCGCAGCGCTATTGATCCTTGGCAGTCCACGACGCAAGAAGATCGGATGCGACACCTAACGCAGACCCGACGTCAAACCGTTCGTCCACCACTCGCTGCAGCGCGAGGCCCTTCATCAACGCGAGTACCACGGCGCCACGGCCGTCATTCCCCAGCGAGGCGTCCAGATGGCTGCGGAACGAATCGTCTGAGTCGCGAATCATCTCGGCAATGCCGTCGTCGTGAAGGGCTTCGGCCAGGAAGGCGATGTAGATGGTCCACCAGTCGCTGCCAGAAGACGCCAGGTTAACGACGAGATCGACTACCTTTCCCAGGTCGTCCGAGGCCGACACGATCTTGTCCGTCGTCTCGCTCGCATCTTTTGTTGCGCTGCGGAGGGCGGCCTGAAGAATGTCGGCCTTGGTTGCGAAGTGATAGTTGACGACACCGCGCGAAGTCCCGATGACTTTTGCGATATTGGCGATTGTCACCGCGCCGACGCCTTCGGCGGCGATTAAGTCTCGCGTGGCCCTTTCGATCTGTCGGCGTCGCACGCCGGCTACATCGAGGCGACTCGCGCCTCCGAGCGCCGACTCCGGGACAGCGTCAAGTTCCATTTTCCGCTCCACACCCTAACCGTCCGACAGAGCAACGAGGTGCCGAGCTTAGCCGTCACCAGTAGCTGGCGTTCGAGTCGCGGTTCCGGGCTCGCCGCCGTGCCCATCAGCGCATGGCGACGTCATGGTGCTGCTCACCAAGCTTGAATCGTGCAGCCACCGCGATGGCTTTGCTCCGTGGGCCGGCAGCGTCGAGTCGCGGGTTGGCTATCGGTGGCCGTCGGGTGGCGGCCAGTCGGTCCTTCGTGTCACCAGGGTCGGCGCCGGTCGTTCGAGCTGAAGTGTCTCTGAGGGGTGACGGCAGATGACTCATGTGGGGAGACTGTGGCGGACCTAGCCGAGCCGGTGACGGGATATGCAGGTTCGAGCACGGGCCCTGCCGTCGGTGGACCGTTTACTACGTCGTGGACCGAAGCGACAGGTTGTAGAAGCGGAGCTCCTGGTACTCCTCCAGGCCTTCTGCGCTTCCTTCGCGGCCGATGCCAGACAGTTTTACTCCTCCGAACGGTCCGGCTGCATTAGACGGGACGCCCTGGTTAATACCGACAATTCCGGTTTCAAGCCGGTCGGCGACGTCGAAGGCGCGATCCAGGCTCTCGGTGAACACATAGCCGGCGAGACCCAGATCGGTGTCATTCGCTCGCCTCACGGCGTCGTCCTGGGTCTTGAAGCGCTGGATGGCGGCGATCGGACCAAAGATCTCTGTGGACGCGATCGTGGCGACGGCCGGCACACGGTCGAGCACAGCGGCGGGAAAGTACGAGCCCGCTCCCTCGACCGGCTGCCCGCCCGTAAGCGGGTTGGCGCCGCGGTCGACGGCATCGTCGAGCAGAGCCTGCAGGCCGGCAGCCGCCTTGTGGTCCACCATGGGTCCCAGGTCGGTCCCTGTTGCGAGCCCACTGCCGAGGGTGAGGTTGGAAAGTCGTTCGGTCAACCCTTCGACGAACGCGTCCGCGATGCCGTCCTGTACGAGGAATCGGTTAGCGGCTATGCAGGACTGGCCGCCGTTTCGCATCTTGGCGATGACAGCGCCATCGACGGCCCGTTCGAGGTCAGCGTCGTCGAAGACGATGAAGGGTGCGTTACCACCGAGCTCCATCGAACTCTTCACCACATTGTCTGCTGCAAGTCGCAGCAGCACCTTCCCTACAGCTGTCGATCCGGTGAACGACAGCTTCCGCACGCGCACATCTCGAAGGATCGCCTCGCTGAACGCACTCGAATCACGGGTCGTGATGACCTGGATGAGGTCTTCGGGGACACCGGCCTCCACCGCGAGCTGGACTGCGAGCAGTGTTGTGAGCGGGGTCAGCGTCGCCGGCTTGACGATCGCGGAGCATCCAGCGGCGAGCGCGGGTGCGATCTTTCGGGTGGCCATGGCTAGCGGGAAGTTCCACGGTGTGATGAGTACCGCGAGGCCCACAGGAGCGTGTCGCGTGAGCAGTTGCCCCCCGCCTCGCGGAGCCTCTCGGACCATCCCACGATGACGGGTAGCTTCCTCGGCGTACCAACGTACGAAATCGGCGCCGTACGTTACCTCCGCGCGGGCGTCGGCGAGGGTCTTGCCCATCTCCAGCGAGATGAGCAGAGCCAGGTCCTCCCCGTTCTCGATCAGAAGGTCGTACCAGTGTCGGAGGATGTCGGCACGGTGACGAGTCGACGTTGCAGCCCAGGGGCGCCGAGCATCGTCTGCGACTGCGACCGCACGGAGTGCGTGGTCGACGCCGTGGTCAGCGACATGCCCAATGATCGAGTCGTCGTGCGGGTTGCGCACCTCGATGCGCGGATCGGAGGGTTGGGGTGCAGTGATCCGTCGAACGACCTTCTCGGCGGCCGCCTGCAGCTTGGGGTCAGAGCCAAGTGGAGTCGTTGCGTTCGTCATGTCATCACTTTCCGTCGTGCGCGAGAACAGCGGCCTTCATGGCGCCGACGAGTTCGCGAAGCTCGTCGTCGGTGGTGATAAAGGGGGGGCTTAGCTGGATGGTGTTGCCCCGCAGGGGGCGGGTGATGAAGCCGTCCGATACCAGTGCATCCGTGATGGCCTCAGCACTGAGGTCGTCACGCAGCGCGACGCCTGCCATCAACCCGGCTGAGCGGGTCTCGACGATTGCTTCGATCTCCTCTAGGGAAGCCAGCTCCGCCTGGAGGACGACCTCAAGTTCCTGCACTCGTGGGAGAAGCTTGAGGTCCTCAAGAAGGTCGAGGTGCCGCAGCGCCACCGCGCATGCCGTCGCATGACCGGCATAGGTTGCGCCCTGTCGAAAGATCGGTGTGTCGTCCGAGTCGCGGTAGAACCGTTCCCAGATGCGGGGGGCGACGAAGACCCCGCCCAAGGGGGCGTAGCCCGAGGTGATGCCCTTGGCAAAGGTGATCATGTCTGGTTGCATGCCGTAGCGTTCGGTTGCGAACATGTGGCCGGTCCGTCCGAACCCCGTGATCACCTCGTCGAGGATCAGCAGGATGTCTCCGTTTTGGCAGATCTCTTGCAATCCCTCGAGGTAGCCCACCGGGGGTGGGATGACGCCTCCGGTGCCTTGAATCGGTTCTGCCACCAGCGCTGCGATGTTGTCGACCCCAATCTCCTCGACGGTTCGGCGTACCGCGTCGATGTCGTAGGTCGAGACACGCGCCGTTTCCGGCACCAAGGACTCAGTTCCGTACCCGTCGCGGTTGAACTGCAGCCCGGCGATGCTCGTGCCGTACGCATGAAGCCCGTGGTACGCGAACTCTCGGCTGAGGATCGTCGACTTGCTGGGCTTGCCCTCAATCTGCCAGTGCCGCCTGGCCAACTTGCACGCCACATCGATGGCGTCGGATCCGCCGCTATTGAGAATGACTTTGGGGTCCGCTATAGGCGACAGCCCCGCCAGCACCTCGGCTAATTCGACTGCACGATCGTTCAGGTAGCGGCCGAAGATGTGATAGGTCTCGAGACGAAGCATCTGCTCGTGGGCTGCTTCCGCGAGTTCTGGCCGGGCATGGCCAACGTTGGCGTGCCACAGGCCGGCGGTCGCATCGAAGAGTCGCTGGCCAGCTGTTGTGAAGACGTAGCTTCCTTCGCCTCGCTCGATGACGAGCTGCCGCTCGAGTACCGACGGCATGTGAGCTTGTGCGCTCCACAGCGCGGGCCCGGCCAGAACCGGATGTGCGTTCTGTGTCATGCGAGTCTCCTGGTGGGTAGAGGGGCCCGTGCGGTTCGCAGGGTTAGCCGAGGTGGTCCGGGGAGGGCGCCCGAGATGCGCAGACCATCCATCGCGTCTAGACAATCTGCGGGAGGCAGGAGCGTGGGTGACGGTTAGGCGCCCACGGTCCCGAAAAGTTGCTTTACGGCGGGCTTGTCGACCTTGTCGTTGCTGTTGCGCGGCAGACCGTCGACCAAGATCCACAGCGTTGGAATTTTGAAGTCGGCTAGCCGTCCCCGGCAGTGGTCCTCGAGGATGGACTGCAGGTCCTCCGGCGACCCGAAGTCACCGACCACTGCGGCCGCGACGTCTTCGCCGCGAGTGGCACTCTCTAGGCCGACGACGGCGACACCGTCCACTCGCGGGTGCTCCGCTAGGACGCTTTCCACCTCGACGGGTGAGATGTTCGCCCCGCCCCGGATGATGACTTCCTTGCTGCGACCGACGACGTAGCCCCATCCCTCAGTCAGCTCGAAGCGGTCGCCCATCGGGATCCAATCCTGAGGCGTGACCTCGTCTCGAACCAGCACATCCGGATCGAAGTACCCCATGTAGTTGCCATCCGAGCGCAGGAATAGCTCGCCGGCCAGGTCGGACTCGCCGCGCTCCACCCTCGCTTGGACTCCAGGGATGACGCGTCCGCATGACGCCGACGTCGGGCGTGGGTCGGTGATGGGGTCGTAGCCGAAGCCCGGGCGTCCCTCTGAGGAGGCATACAAGTCGAGAACGGGTACGCCAAACATCTGCTCGAACTTGTCGAAGGCCACCTCGTCGCGACGTTCGCCACCACTTGCGGCCATCCGGAACTCGGGACCGAACGGTCGGGCGCCCGTCTTCTCGCAGTACTCCACGAGAATGCGGAAGTGAGTGACCACCCCCATGAAGACGGTAATGCCGCTTCCCTCAGCCCTCTCGCAGAGCAGTCGTGGGCTGAATCGCTCCAGCATGACGGTTTTCGAGCCTGACATGATCGATGTCAGGTTCGCGGTGCCGAGCCCATAGATCCACGAGAAGGCTGGCGGCGCCATCAGCACGTCGCTCGAGTTGAGACGCCAGAGAGCACCGTGCAGCCGGGACACTGCCTTCTCGCCTTCGGCGCTGTACAGCACAGGCTTCGGCGCAGCGGTAGAACCTGAGGTCAGGGTGACGAGGATGGGGTCGCGTTCGGTCTGGATTTGCGAGAGGTCCGGGCGGTCGTCGTCGCGCCATCGGATCAACTCGAATGGTCCGGCCTGCTCACCTGTAGATAGGGCCCCGGTGTGCGAAAAGATCTCCGAGTACCCCGGGTGGATCATCCCCACAGCTGGGCGGATCAGTCGCATGACGTGGTCTGCGTCCGTCGGGGTGTAACGCGAGTTGACGGGGACGAAGATCATCCCTGCCTGTGCGCAGGCGAGCAGCGCGATGTGGTGCCACACACTGTCGGGTCCGACCAACACGACGCGTGAGCGTTGAGGGATGTCGAGAGTGGTGAGGTAGCGAGCGAACGAGTCGACGTGGTCGTGCAGTTGCTGCCAGGTCCATTCGCCGTGCACATCTGTGACAGCGTGTTGATCAGGCCCGGTCGTCAGCCCCATGTATAGGACGTCGTCGGCGAAGTTGCTCATGCTTAGTCTGTCCTCGTCGTGGTGTGATGTCGTGCGCCTCGGCCTTGCGGAGGGCGACGCCTATGCGCTCGCCGTCAGTGCGTCCGGCCGGCGAAGATGCACGCGCACCGAAAGAGGTGCGATGTCCGTGCTGAGCGCAGACGACATCACCATGGGAGCGGGCCGTCTTCGTTGAAGTAGCCGCCCGTGGGGGAATCGTCACCCTTCAAGGCCAGGGTTACGAGCGCGCGCGCGCCCTGCTCGACAGTGCGGTTGCCGAGTCCATGATTCATGTCGGTCGCGACGTATCCAGGGGTGATGGCGTTGATCTTGATGTGCCGCAGGGACTCGTCCGCCTGGAAGGCCTTGTTGTAGTGCAGCGTGAGCATGTTCAGCGCAGCCTTAGACGTCGAGTACGGAGCGCGGACCGAGTGGTCGCCGCCAAAGTCCTTGTCCTGCGTGGTGAGGAGCAGCGACGCCGTCGTGCTGGAGACATTGACGATCCGTGGGGCGTCAGCCTCTTTGAGCAGCGGAAGAAAGGCGTGAATCGTCTCGGCGGTGCCCGCCACGTTGGTGGAGAACGCTGCCTCAAGGTGCTTGCCCGTGATGTCCGGCGGCAGCACTTCCACCATTCGGCCGGCATTGTTGATCAGGATGTCGAGTCGTCCGAACTGCTTGCGGACGACGTCGGCGGCGGCATGTGCGTTGCCAGGCTCGTCGTCGCGTGATGCGACGTCGATGCGGACCGCGCCGATTGTGAGATCGCGGTGGCCCTGCGCCTCTAGTTCGGCCTGGATGTCCGCCGCGGCCCGTTCGCCGGCAGCAAGATCGCGCGAACCGACGACGACCGCTAGGCCGGCCTCAGCGAGTTGCCGTGCCACTTCCCTGCCGATGCCGCGGTTCGCGCCGGTGACGAGTGCTACTCGCTGCGTTGTTGCGATCGTCACGTTCGACTCCTCAGGCCTCGTCCGCGGCATCGCCGTGGATCTGGTCGTTAGCTGTCTGCGCCAAAAATTCATCGACCCGTGTTTCGACGCTGTCCCAATCGAAGGCGTTGAACATGCGGCTCCGAGTGACGTGCGGGGGGCCGGCGTAGAACAGCTCGTACTGGGTGTTGCGGCTCGCCAGCTCGGACCCAATCATTGCCCACATCAGCCGGACGAGGCGGTAGCGCTCGAGAGCGTCATCGAAGTCGTCGGTGCGATTAAGCTCGAGGAAGAGCTTTCGGCTGTAGTCGTTGTCGAAGGCGCTGACGTCGGCGGGCTGCTGAAAGGCGTGACTGGCGAGCATGCGACGCATCTCGGTGGAGAACTCTGAGAAGTACTCCATCGACCAGTTACTGGTGGCGTACATGAACTGCCGGTCCTGCGAAACGTATCCGTGGTCCCACTGCTCGGGTCGAGCCTCTTGTGCCAGCACCGCTGCTTCAAGCATCTTGATCCGAGCGGCGAGCCCGCCAAAGACTCCTTGGACCGCGGGGTTTCCCGTGAAGTCCAGTGCGTCGCCTAGGCGCTTGGCGGTGGCGATCATGAAGCGCATCTTGGCGAGCAGTCGGATGTGGGCCTGGGCGTTGCCCAGTGTATGGGCGGGCGTCTCGACGAACAGGCCGTAACTGGCCTTGGGGTCGTCAAGCACAAAGATGCGGTCCCATGGGACGAGGACGTCGTCGAAGTACACCGCGGCGTCGGATTCGTCGAAGTCGGCGAGCGGGTCGTCGATTTTGCTGACGGCGTGGGCTGCGTACGGCTTGCGGGCGAGGATCTTGACGCCGGGGTGGTTTGCGGCGATGCCGAAGCTGACGGCGACTGCCTCGTCGCCAGGACGCAGCGGCTGCGCGTTGCCGACCAGAATCTCGTGGCACAGCGCACCGCCGGTAGCCAGCATCTTGAAGCCACGTACGGTGACACCGGCGTCGCTGGTCTCGATCACCCGCATGGCGTTCTGGACTTCGGAGGACCTCCCGGACTTACTGCCTGCGGGAGGCAGGACCGCGAACGAGAGGTAGAGGTCATTGTCGCGGATGTGGCGCCAGTAGTTCAACAGGTTCGCGGCGTACTGATCATTCCCAGTGACCTCGGGGCGACATGCCATGCCGGTCACCATGGCGGCGACGTGGTCCGGAGAGCGACCGAAGAGGCCGTTGCTTACGTCGGCCCACGCGGTGTGCAGCTGCCTGCGCAGCGCAAGGTCCTCACCCGAGCGGGGACGGAGGAAGTTCAGGTTCGTCTTTTCGCCCGTCTCCGGTTCGATGTACGCGAGCGACGGGTCGGAGGAGGTCCGGTCATAGAGCCGCGCGACCGTACGGGCCGAGCCGCCGAAACCACGGTGGGATGCAACGTCCTCGATCAGCGCTCCGCCGACGTAGACCTGCCGGCCGTCGCGAAGCGAGTTCAGGTATTCGTCACCAGTGCGAAGCATGGGGTGGGTCCTTTCGCAAGGTTTGCGCCGCCCCGTAGAGGCGATCGTCCAACGAGTGTTCGGTGTGAAGCCGATTGGAGGGCGCTACTAGTCGTTCTATCGCTATGAGAACGACATGTCATGCAACATAGTTAGATGTTCGACGGCATGTCAAGCCTCTTTGTCCGCCCGGCCGCGCACTGGGACGGGGTAGGTAAAGCAGCAGCGATGCTGAGCCGGCCGAGTACAAACGCCGTCGTCCCGCTCAAGTTCTGCGCGGGTGATCACAGGGGGCGCCGTGCGCTCTCCTGCGCGCGTGATCGCTCATCCTCGATCCCCTAGCTTGGCGCTAGGTGACCATCCGTCGCGCCGTTACGTAACGCGCTGCTGCGTGCCGACTAGCCTCACTTGAGGGACTCGACGAGCGGCCCGTCGACTTCAAGTCCAACGGCGTCGCTTGGCTCTCCGCGCTCAGTCTCGATAGGTCCGTCCCAGAAGGTAATCGTGAGGCCTTCGCAGAAACCGGGGACGAAGTGGCGGCCGATCAGACGCATGGGGACAACCTTCCGCCGCGAACGTGCGGGCTCGACGGCAAATTGATGAGTTTGCGATACGGGCCGCACCTGGGAAGACTTCTTGATCCATGCCAAGAGCGTGAAGAGAAGCATGCATGCCGATTTGGGACTACACAAGTGCTCCGACGCAGTACCTTCTCGGTAACTTGCGCGTCCAAGTCGACTGCCACCTGGCGAACTCCACCACGCGTGTGCAGAACGCTCCAGTCTGAGGTCCCGGACCGCCTGAGGCACGGTTGTCGACCACAGGTCTTTGACTTATGTCATCGAGCATGAAAACCTGCCGCGACAGCGGCTAATTCTTCAACCGTCAAGGACGACGAGTGGATACTCTCAGCCCGATTGCCTCCTCCGGACGACTCGATGTCGCGGGTGCCCGACGCGGGCAGATCACCGCAGCGGTCCGGCGCCTCGTCGCGACCGAGGGAGTCGGCGCCGTCACCATCGCGCGCATCGCGGCCCTCATGGGCACCTCGCGCGGAGTAGTCAACTACCACTTCGAAAACAAGGAAGAGATTCTGCGCGCGGCGCTGCTCAGCGCCGGCAAAGATGCAAGTGCAGCTACGGACCAGATCGTCACCGAATCTCACGATCTCGAGAGCGTGATCGAACTGGTTGTGAGCCTGGCATCAAAGAACAGCGACAGCGACTGGTGGCACGTCTACACCGCATTCCTCGCCGAGGCGACCCACGACGAATTCGCCAAAGAAATGATCAGGGCGATCGACCGAAGCTTCCGAGCTCATCTCGCTAAGGCACTCGGAGACGAGCCGCGGGCGGCCCTTGTCCTCGCGGTGATGAAGGGTCTGGCACTCCAGTGGTTGGTCGACGACGACTTCCAAGCAAACCAGGCACTGCGCTCCGCCAGGGGTCTGTTCGGCGGATGGTCCCCAACGTGACCGCCTGAGCTGCCAGCGGCTCGAGATTGTCACTCGTCTCGTTACAAGCGTTGTCGGCGGCGGCACCGGCGGTACGGTTGTGCGCGAGCTTCGCGACCAACGAGCCGGCGATTGCACGCCTAGGTAACACTGGACCGGACTGCGTCCACGGCGCTCCCGGCAATGCGGCGGTATTGCCCACCGCATGACGATGGACGACGGGACAGCGGCGTCCAAGCACGACGGCGACCATTGGGGCGTCGGCCGGGTGTCGGCACCAGGACATTACAACCGCGGTCTGAGCGACCAACGTTCGTCTAGTTTCGGGTCCCGCACACCGCGGGGTCGCTTCAGCGCGAATGCCAATCCCGGCGTGCGGGCCGTGGCAGGCTGGGCTGGCCGATGCAGATCTGTGGGGGCGCTTGTCACGCGGCGCCGAGGGCCGCGGGAGCAGTCGTTCCGCCATGGCGGCGGTTGCGTACTTGAACGCGGACTTCTGCCACCATGCTCTGGAATCCGACAGCGGCCCATACACGTTGGAGGCGACGCTGAGCCACGCGCCGTAGTAGGTGCTGGCAGCCCCCAGGCAGGCCGCCAACCGTATTCATCGACGCGTAGGTCAGCGAGCCGCCGGCGACAACTCCACGCCAGAGCAGGATGTACGCCGCGAACGTCCCAGTCGTGCCGACCCAACCGAGCGAAGCTGCGACCATCGCACTCATCTATTCCTCTATCTACGAACCTGTGCCCCGGTTTCGAATTGTGACCACCGCCCGACGCCGGATTGCCATTCGACGACAAGAGGGGCACAAAAGTGTCGAAGGTGGTCGACTTGGCATCGGGGCTGATCCGGGAGGCGGCGTCGGCGGTTCCTTCGAGGCTCAAGAGGGTAGGTCCAATTCGACCGCATGATCGCCGGAGCGTGTCCGTGCGAACTCGCACCCGGCGCCACGACCCTTGACGCATGGGCCAACCCCTTTCGGAGGCGATCTGCCTGCTGGGAGACGCCGAGTCGGTCGCACCGATGGACGCATTGCGGGTTCCTGTGACGCAGCTCCCGTACTACGGGCAAGTTGATCGACGGCACGGCAGGGCCCTGAATTGCTGGGCTGTAATGCCGCATCCGAACCTAGGCGTCGCCCTGCGGGCGCTCACGATCGGGCAGATCGGACCCCGTGCCAACGAGGGAGCGGACCGGCCAGCCCGTCCCCGCAGCCCGCACACTAGGAGAAGCTGGCGCGCGGCGTCAGCCCACGGGAGCGAGGGTCTCCGCACCACCCGCCGGATGCTCCCGACGGACTTGAGTGCTCAGTGGAGCGCGCCAACCCACACATATTCGACGCCTGGACCACGGAGTCGGCGACGACCAACGGACGAAAGATGTTCGCGAGCGGAGCGCATGATCGGACACGGCCTTTTGGGGTGGCGAGGTCAGGGACGATTCATCCGTAGAGCGAGGTGAGAAGTCGTCGCCGCTTCAACGCACGGTCACGTGAACTTGGCAAGTAGCCGTCAGTCGACTTCGCAGGCGTCGGCACCAGCGCGCGCATGGGTGAGCCGCGCTCTCGACGTCGATGACTGCACCGGCTTGCTGCACTCGTCGAGTGCCGGCAGGACCACCC includes these proteins:
- a CDS encoding TetR family transcriptional regulator yields the protein MDTLSPIASSGRLDVAGARRGQITAAVRRLVATEGVGAVTIARIAALMGTSRGVVNYHFENKEEILRAALLSAGKDASAATDQIVTESHDLESVIELVVSLASKNSDSDWWHVYTAFLAEATHDEFAKEMIRAIDRSFRAHLAKALGDEPRAALVLAVMKGLALQWLVDDDFQANQALRSARGLFGGWSPT
- a CDS encoding SDR family NAD(P)-dependent oxidoreductase — translated: MTIATTQRVALVTGANRGIGREVARQLAEAGLAVVVGSRDLAAGERAAADIQAELEAQGHRDLTIGAVRIDVASRDDEPGNAHAAADVVRKQFGRLDILINNAGRMVEVLPPDITGKHLEAAFSTNVAGTAETIHAFLPLLKEADAPRIVNVSSTTASLLLTTQDKDFGGDHSVRAPYSTSKAALNMLTLHYNKAFQADESLRHIKINAITPGYVATDMNHGLGNRTVEQGARALVTLALKGDDSPTGGYFNEDGPLPW
- a CDS encoding TetR/AcrR family transcriptional regulator: MELDAVPESALGGASRLDVAGVRRRQIERATRDLIAAEGVGAVTIANIAKVIGTSRGVVNYHFATKADILQAALRSATKDASETTDKIVSASDDLGKVVDLVVNLASSGSDWWTIYIAFLAEALHDDGIAEMIRDSDDSFRSHLDASLGNDGRGAVVLALMKGLALQRVVDERFDVGSALGVASDLLASWTAKDQ
- a CDS encoding aspartate aminotransferase family protein, which translates into the protein MTQNAHPVLAGPALWSAQAHMPSVLERQLVIERGEGSYVFTTAGQRLFDATAGLWHANVGHARPELAEAAHEQMLRLETYHIFGRYLNDRAVELAEVLAGLSPIADPKVILNSGGSDAIDVACKLARRHWQIEGKPSKSTILSREFAYHGLHAYGTSIAGLQFNRDGYGTESLVPETARVSTYDIDAVRRTVEEIGVDNIAALVAEPIQGTGGVIPPPVGYLEGLQEICQNGDILLILDEVITGFGRTGHMFATERYGMQPDMITFAKGITSGYAPLGGVFVAPRIWERFYRDSDDTPIFRQGATYAGHATACAVALRHLDLLEDLKLLPRVQELEVVLQAELASLEEIEAIVETRSAGLMAGVALRDDLSAEAITDALVSDGFITRPLRGNTIQLSPPFITTDDELRELVGAMKAAVLAHDGK
- a CDS encoding NAD-dependent succinate-semialdehyde dehydrogenase, producing the protein MTNATTPLGSDPKLQAAAEKVVRRITAPQPSDPRIEVRNPHDDSIIGHVADHGVDHALRAVAVADDARRPWAATSTRHRADILRHWYDLLIENGEDLALLISLEMGKTLADARAEVTYGADFVRWYAEEATRHRGMVREAPRGGGQLLTRHAPVGLAVLITPWNFPLAMATRKIAPALAAGCSAIVKPATLTPLTTLLAVQLAVEAGVPEDLIQVITTRDSSAFSEAILRDVRVRKLSFTGSTAVGKVLLRLAADNVVKSSMELGGNAPFIVFDDADLERAVDGAVIAKMRNGGQSCIAANRFLVQDGIADAFVEGLTERLSNLTLGSGLATGTDLGPMVDHKAAAGLQALLDDAVDRGANPLTGGQPVEGAGSYFPAAVLDRVPAVATIASTEIFGPIAAIQRFKTQDDAVRRANDTDLGLAGYVFTESLDRAFDVADRLETGIVGINQGVPSNAAGPFGGVKLSGIGREGSAEGLEEYQELRFYNLSLRSTT
- a CDS encoding class I adenylate-forming enzyme family protein; the protein is MSNFADDVLYMGLTTGPDQHAVTDVHGEWTWQQLHDHVDSFARYLTTLDIPQRSRVVLVGPDSVWHHIALLACAQAGMIFVPVNSRYTPTDADHVMRLIRPAVGMIHPGYSEIFSHTGALSTGEQAGPFELIRWRDDDRPDLSQIQTERDPILVTLTSGSTAAPKPVLYSAEGEKAVSRLHGALWRLNSSDVLMAPPAFSWIYGLGTANLTSIMSGSKTVMLERFSPRLLCERAEGSGITVFMGVVTHFRILVEYCEKTGARPFGPEFRMAASGGERRDEVAFDKFEQMFGVPVLDLYASSEGRPGFGYDPITDPRPTSASCGRVIPGVQARVERGESDLAGELFLRSDGNYMGYFDPDVLVRDEVTPQDWIPMGDRFELTEGWGYVVGRSKEVIIRGGANISPVEVESVLAEHPRVDGVAVVGLESATRGEDVAAAVVGDFGSPEDLQSILEDHCRGRLADFKIPTLWILVDGLPRNSNDKVDKPAVKQLFGTVGA
- a CDS encoding 4-hydroxyphenylacetate 3-hydroxylase N-terminal domain-containing protein; the encoded protein is MLRTGDEYLNSLRDGRQVYVGGALIEDVASHRGFGGSARTVARLYDRTSSDPSLAYIEPETGEKTNLNFLRPRSGEDLALRRQLHTAWADVSNGLFGRSPDHVAAMVTGMACRPEVTGNDQYAANLLNYWRHIRDNDLYLSFAVLPPAGSKSGRSSEVQNAMRVIETSDAGVTVRGFKMLATGGALCHEILVGNAQPLRPGDEAVAVSFGIAANHPGVKILARKPYAAHAVSKIDDPLADFDESDAAVYFDDVLVPWDRIFVLDDPKASYGLFVETPAHTLGNAQAHIRLLAKMRFMIATAKRLGDALDFTGNPAVQGVFGGLAARIKMLEAAVLAQEARPEQWDHGYVSQDRQFMYATSNWSMEYFSEFSTEMRRMLASHAFQQPADVSAFDNDYSRKLFLELNRTDDFDDALERYRLVRLMWAMIGSELASRNTQYELFYAGPPHVTRSRMFNAFDWDSVETRVDEFLAQTANDQIHGDAADEA